In Pseudomonas fakonensis, one DNA window encodes the following:
- a CDS encoding OmpA family protein gives MSIVRTAIPLVLLTSVLTGCAGLQKTDWPKCAAVGGVGGAALGAIESSSWAGWGALLGGGLAAGYCWAHGDGDEDGDGVPDSRDKCPGTPRGVQVDANGCPPAPAPVAEEVVVQKEEVIVIRDVHFEFDSARLTATDKERLNTVATRLKQEAPSARLSVTGHTDSVGSDRYNQKLSERRAHSVTDYLVESGVPRSSFVSVVGAGETQPVADNATADGRAMNRRTEIKIQR, from the coding sequence ATGAGCATAGTACGCACAGCGATACCCCTGGTTCTGCTCACCAGTGTGTTGACTGGTTGTGCAGGTTTGCAAAAAACCGACTGGCCGAAGTGTGCTGCCGTCGGGGGCGTGGGCGGCGCGGCCCTGGGCGCCATCGAGAGTTCCAGCTGGGCGGGTTGGGGCGCCTTGCTCGGTGGCGGCCTGGCGGCGGGCTACTGCTGGGCCCATGGTGATGGCGACGAAGATGGCGATGGTGTGCCGGACAGCCGCGACAAGTGCCCCGGCACCCCGCGCGGCGTGCAGGTGGACGCCAACGGTTGCCCGCCGGCGCCGGCGCCAGTGGCTGAAGAAGTGGTGGTACAGAAGGAAGAGGTCATCGTCATTCGTGACGTGCACTTCGAGTTCGACTCGGCGCGCCTGACCGCCACCGACAAAGAACGCCTGAACACCGTGGCCACACGCCTCAAGCAAGAGGCTCCGAGTGCGCGCCTGAGCGTTACCGGGCACACCGACAGCGTCGGCTCCGACCGCTATAACCAGAAGCTCTCCGAGCGCCGCGCGCATTCGGTGACCGATTACCTGGTCGAAAGCGGCGTGCCGCGCAGTAGCTTCGTTTCGGTGGTGGGGGCCGGTGAAACCCAACCGGTGGCTGATAACGCCACGGCCGACGGGCGGGCGATGAACCGCCGTACCGAGATCAAGATCCAGCGTTAA
- a CDS encoding OmpA family protein codes for MSVMSKAALPLVLATGLLAGCATHSDGSAPLNQRTWPLCSLLGGLVGGGLGAIESSSWAAGAGAAGVIAGGLICYAQDGDEDGDGVFDRRDRCPDTPAGTQVDHMGCPLPQYPPVQPKPEPVAAAPEVITLDDQGQVLFAFNSAELNDGARQRLQSLMPKLGDPSVGSVKVIGHTDSVGSDSYNQGLSERRASSVAEYLISQGLAPQKVTSQGRGESEPVADNDTDEGRAHNRRVELHLN; via the coding sequence ATGAGTGTAATGTCGAAGGCGGCGCTGCCGCTGGTGCTGGCCACCGGGCTGCTGGCCGGTTGCGCCACCCACAGCGATGGCAGTGCGCCCCTCAATCAAAGGACCTGGCCTCTGTGCAGCCTGCTCGGCGGGCTGGTTGGCGGTGGCCTCGGCGCCATCGAAAGCTCCAGCTGGGCAGCCGGTGCCGGGGCTGCCGGGGTGATCGCCGGTGGCCTGATCTGCTATGCCCAGGATGGCGACGAGGATGGCGATGGCGTCTTCGACCGCCGCGACCGTTGCCCAGATACACCGGCCGGCACGCAAGTTGACCACATGGGCTGCCCGTTGCCCCAGTACCCGCCTGTGCAACCCAAGCCTGAGCCGGTTGCTGCAGCGCCCGAAGTGATCACCCTCGATGACCAGGGCCAGGTATTGTTCGCCTTCAACTCCGCCGAGCTCAACGACGGGGCCCGGCAGCGCCTGCAAAGCCTGATGCCGAAGCTGGGCGACCCCAGCGTGGGCAGCGTCAAGGTAATCGGCCATACCGACAGCGTGGGCTCGGACAGCTACAACCAGGGGCTGTCCGAACGTCGGGCCAGCAGCGTCGCCGAGTACCTGATCAGCCAGGGGCTGGCGCCGCAGAAGGTCACCAGCCAGGGCCGCGGCGAAAGCGAGCCTGTAGCCGACAACGACACTGACGAGGGCCGGGCGCATAACCGACGGGTGGAATTGCACCTGAACTGA
- a CDS encoding DUF1145 domain-containing protein, which produces MKFILGLGKALTVVFWWIVLVNLFMPQPLPINLLINAAGIVLLTLHVLEVLFFNASLRGRSHRWFDRLQILLTGIFHVMSIPKPEEASSRA; this is translated from the coding sequence ATGAAATTCATCCTGGGCCTGGGCAAGGCGCTGACGGTGGTGTTCTGGTGGATCGTGCTGGTCAACCTGTTCATGCCGCAGCCGCTACCGATCAATCTGTTGATCAATGCCGCCGGTATCGTGCTGCTGACGCTGCATGTGCTGGAGGTGCTGTTTTTCAATGCCAGCCTGCGCGGGCGCAGCCACCGCTGGTTCGACCGGTTGCAGATTCTGCTCACCGGCATTTTCCATGTGATGTCCATCCCCAAACCTGAAGAGGCGTCTAGCCGTGCGTAA
- a CDS encoding collagen-like protein: MRKLLLLAALAVPMAQAESLEVAAHSMLRLPNKAASVHLEQLRVADSATLLLPASLTELKIDHLELGRDARIAIAPAEHDLRIVAASAYLGAGSEFSAPGAAGSYERAARPGRNLDLRLEALEADQLAIDARGGAGAPGYVGLDGANGKPGGCTWGQASRGANGDDGGNGHDGAAGGRVRLAVPDGFAQERIVVRLDGGAAGKPGAAGKPGKGGASKGCLVYRTDAGGNGRPGAEGAPGLAGASGELILQRL, translated from the coding sequence GTGCGTAAACTGTTGTTGCTGGCCGCCTTGGCCGTGCCCATGGCCCAGGCCGAGAGCCTTGAGGTCGCCGCCCACTCGATGCTGCGCCTGCCCAACAAGGCGGCCAGTGTGCACCTTGAGCAACTACGGGTGGCTGATTCGGCCACCCTGCTGCTGCCGGCCTCGCTCACCGAACTGAAAATCGACCACCTGGAGCTGGGGCGTGATGCGCGTATTGCCATTGCGCCGGCCGAGCATGACCTGCGTATTGTCGCGGCCAGCGCCTACCTGGGGGCTGGCAGCGAGTTCAGTGCACCGGGGGCTGCGGGCAGTTATGAGCGTGCGGCGCGGCCCGGGCGTAACCTGGATTTGCGCCTGGAGGCGTTGGAGGCCGATCAGTTGGCCATCGATGCCCGGGGTGGTGCGGGGGCGCCGGGGTATGTCGGGCTCGACGGGGCCAATGGCAAGCCTGGGGGATGCACCTGGGGGCAGGCCAGCCGTGGGGCCAATGGCGATGATGGGGGGAATGGGCATGATGGTGCTGCCGGGGGGCGGGTTCGCCTGGCGGTGCCTGATGGTTTTGCCCAGGAGCGGATTGTGGTGCGGCTTGATGGCGGGGCGGCGGGTAAGCCTGGGGCAGCCGGCAAGCCTGGCAAGGGCGGGGCCAGCAAGGGGTGCCTGGTATATCGCACCGATGCGGGGGGCAATGGGCGGCCTGGGGCCGAGGGGGCGCCTGGGTTGGCGGGGGCTTCTGGGGAGTTGATATTGCAGCGGTTGTGA
- a CDS encoding CopD family protein: MLAFALPYTLHVLAALVWVGGMFFAWLVLRPATVAALEGPARLRLWVEVFQRFFRWVWLAVAILAVSGVGMIHLRFAGFETAPRYVQVMIGGGIVMFALFMRIQSLLLPELRAAVQAEDWASGAGVLGRIRRMVGVNLLIGVGVVVVASSRVLI; the protein is encoded by the coding sequence ATGCTCGCCTTTGCCCTGCCCTACACACTGCATGTCCTGGCCGCCCTGGTGTGGGTTGGCGGGATGTTCTTCGCCTGGCTGGTGCTACGCCCGGCAACGGTTGCGGCCCTGGAGGGGCCTGCGCGGTTGCGTTTGTGGGTGGAGGTTTTCCAGCGGTTCTTCAGATGGGTCTGGCTGGCGGTGGCGATTCTGGCTGTCAGCGGGGTGGGCATGATCCACCTGCGCTTTGCCGGGTTCGAGACCGCGCCGCGGTACGTTCAGGTGATGATCGGCGGCGGGATCGTGATGTTTGCGCTGTTCATGCGGATTCAGTCGTTATTGCTGCCTGAGCTTCGCGCGGCGGTGCAGGCTGAGGATTGGGCTTCGGGGGCTGGGGTTTTGGGGCGGATTCGGCGGATGGTGGGGGTTAATCTTCTGATTGGGGTTGGGGTGGTGGTTGTGGCGAGTTCTCGGGTTTTGATTTGA
- the dinG gene encoding ATP-dependent DNA helicase DinG — translation MISTELKATIQGAYSRFLEAKSLKPRYGQRLMIAEVAKVLGDIATDDEGRRAGEPAVVAVEAGTGTGKTVAYSLAAIPAAKAAGKRLVIATATVALQEQIVFKDLPDLMRNSGLNFSFALAKGRGRYLCLSKLDVLLQEGHAQSATAQLFEEEGFRIEVDERSQKLFNSMIEKLAGNRWDGDRDSWTETIEDQDWARLTTDHGQCTGRHCPNFQQCVFYKAREGMGKVDVIVTNHDMVLADLALGGGAVLPDPRDTLYVFDEGHHLPDKAIGHFAHYSRLRSTAEWLEQTAKNLTKLLAQHPLPGDLGRYIEQVPELAREVRTQQQFMFTLCEQVADFRAGEDMEGRDRPRYRFEGGVVPEQIREVGIELKKGFARLNDLFTRLADLLKEGMDGENNIGIASHQAEEWYPLFGSLVTRAQSNWELWTAFTAEDPEDNPPMARWLTLAENGALFDIEVNASPILAAEMLRKSLWNVAYGALVTSATLTALGKFDRFRMRSGLPRDAVQCVVPSPFVHGDAGLLRVPDLGADPRDATAHTAAIIRELPAMVEDARGALVLFSSRKQMQDVFDGLDRDWRKLVLIQGNLSKQETLNKHKARVDDGQHSVLFGLASFAEGVDLPGAYCEHVVIAKIPFAVPDDPVEAALAEWIEARGGNPFMEIAVPDASLRLIQACGRLLRTEQDRGVISLLDRRLVTQRYGKAILNALPPFRREID, via the coding sequence ATGATCAGTACCGAACTCAAAGCCACCATCCAGGGCGCCTACTCGCGTTTCCTCGAAGCCAAAAGCCTCAAGCCGCGCTACGGCCAGCGCCTGATGATCGCCGAAGTGGCCAAGGTGCTCGGCGACATCGCCACCGACGACGAAGGCCGCCGTGCGGGCGAACCTGCCGTGGTGGCGGTTGAGGCCGGCACCGGTACCGGCAAGACGGTCGCCTACAGCCTGGCCGCCATTCCGGCCGCCAAGGCCGCCGGCAAGCGCCTGGTGATCGCCACCGCCACCGTGGCGCTGCAAGAGCAGATCGTGTTCAAGGACCTGCCCGACCTGATGCGCAACAGCGGCCTGAACTTCAGCTTCGCCCTGGCCAAGGGGCGTGGCCGCTACCTGTGCCTGTCCAAGCTCGACGTGCTGCTGCAAGAAGGCCACGCCCAGTCGGCCACCGCCCAGCTGTTCGAGGAAGAGGGCTTTAGGATCGAGGTCGACGAGCGCAGCCAGAAGCTGTTCAACAGCATGATCGAGAAACTCGCCGGTAACCGTTGGGACGGCGACCGCGACAGCTGGACCGAGACCATCGAAGACCAGGACTGGGCACGCCTGACCACCGACCACGGCCAGTGCACCGGTCGGCATTGCCCGAATTTCCAGCAGTGCGTGTTCTACAAGGCCCGCGAAGGCATGGGCAAGGTCGATGTGATCGTCACCAACCACGACATGGTGCTGGCCGACCTGGCGCTGGGCGGCGGCGCGGTGCTGCCCGACCCGCGCGACACCCTGTACGTGTTCGACGAAGGCCACCACCTGCCCGACAAGGCCATCGGCCACTTCGCCCATTATTCGCGCCTGCGCTCCACCGCCGAATGGCTGGAGCAGACCGCCAAGAACCTCACCAAGCTGCTGGCCCAGCACCCGCTGCCCGGTGACCTGGGCCGCTATATAGAGCAAGTGCCGGAGTTGGCGCGCGAGGTGCGCACACAGCAGCAGTTCATGTTCACCCTGTGCGAGCAGGTGGCGGATTTCCGGGCCGGCGAGGACATGGAAGGCCGCGACCGCCCGCGCTACCGCTTCGAAGGCGGCGTGGTACCCGAGCAGATCCGCGAAGTCGGCATCGAGCTGAAAAAAGGCTTCGCCCGCCTCAATGACCTGTTCACCCGCCTGGCCGACCTGCTCAAGGAAGGCATGGACGGCGAGAACAACATCGGCATCGCCAGCCACCAGGCCGAGGAGTGGTACCCGCTGTTCGGCAGCCTGGTGACCCGCGCCCAGAGCAACTGGGAGCTGTGGACCGCATTCACCGCCGAAGACCCGGAAGACAACCCGCCCATGGCCCGTTGGCTGACCCTGGCCGAAAACGGTGCGTTGTTCGACATCGAGGTCAACGCCAGCCCCATCCTGGCCGCCGAGATGCTGCGCAAGAGCCTGTGGAACGTCGCCTACGGCGCCTTGGTCACCTCCGCCACGCTGACCGCCCTGGGCAAGTTCGACCGTTTCCGCATGCGCTCGGGCCTGCCCCGCGATGCCGTGCAGTGTGTGGTGCCCAGCCCCTTCGTACACGGCGACGCCGGGCTTTTGCGGGTGCCAGACCTGGGTGCCGACCCGCGCGATGCCACTGCGCATACTGCGGCGATCATCCGCGAACTGCCGGCCATGGTCGAAGACGCTCGTGGCGCGCTGGTGCTGTTCTCGTCGCGTAAACAGATGCAGGACGTGTTCGATGGCCTGGACCGAGACTGGCGCAAGCTGGTGCTGATCCAGGGCAACCTGTCCAAGCAGGAAACCCTGAACAAGCACAAGGCGCGGGTCGATGACGGTCAGCACAGCGTGCTGTTCGGCCTGGCCAGCTTTGCCGAGGGTGTCGACTTGCCCGGCGCCTATTGTGAGCACGTGGTGATCGCGAAGATCCCGTTTGCGGTGCCGGACGACCCGGTCGAGGCGGCTTTGGCCGAGTGGATCGAGGCCCGCGGCGGCAACCCGTTCATGGAAATCGCCGTGCCCGACGCCTCGCTGCGCCTGATCCAGGCCTGCGGCCGACTGCTGCGCACCGAGCAGGACCGCGGCGTGATCAGTTTGCTCGACCGGCGCCTGGTCACCCAGCGCTACGGCAAGGCTATTCTCAACGCACTGCCGCCATTCAGGCGGGAAATCGACTGA
- a CDS encoding beta-galactosidase, producing the protein MIRRTLPAMLTLLFSAPLLAGQQTLFSFVRPASVVNVVTQDAGMPQYNAEQTAEGEVLRRVVFNPVAKPTLQLTPQAGAWDWSAGRYLTLRLQSAMDWALTVDVQVQGSDGRTLSSRIDLPAGPAQTVMIPLTASSPLSQGMRAGPPMPWAHEGQRLLLASSSGELDLKQVISVSLSIPNPKVAQSLLIEKVGLQDDDLAYQAAYSQLVDSYGQSTRGNWPEKVASDDQLKAADNREQAQLKAWLLERDKLGLDPYGGLQAGPAFEAKGFFRTEKRDGRWHLVTPDGHPFYSLGVNAVAADGGRTYVQGREGMFKGLPAEGDALAAFYGQGNNDDGNASSQGRGFKQGRWFDFYAANLQRTYGKPCSGATEACPPLALDAPRWQTHTLDRLQAWGFNTLGNWSDPGLEQARRMPYTLPLAIVGDYASISTGMDWWGRMPDPFDPRFAMATERAVAIAARDHRDDPWLIGYFADNELAWAAPGDDPKARYGLAYGTLRLTTDVPAKRAFLKQLRDKYRNQEGLSKAWGIELSAWELMEDPGFEAPMPNPEHPEIERDYQYFQLVFAQTYFKTISDALKWHAPNHLLLGGRYAVSTPEAVKACAEFCDVLSFNFYTLKPEDGYDFARLAELDKPVLVSEFQFGSRDRGPFWPGPVEVAREEDRGPAYANFLKAALAQPMIVGAHWFQYLDQPASGRLLDGENGHLGLVGITDVAYPGFVEAVRRSNLQLTTQLRAQLQKPAP; encoded by the coding sequence ATGATCCGTCGCACCCTGCCCGCCATGCTCACCCTGTTGTTCAGCGCACCTCTGCTCGCTGGGCAACAGACGTTGTTCAGTTTCGTGCGCCCCGCCTCGGTGGTGAACGTCGTCACCCAGGACGCCGGGATGCCGCAGTACAACGCCGAGCAGACGGCCGAAGGCGAAGTGTTGCGGCGGGTGGTGTTCAATCCGGTGGCAAAGCCGACGCTGCAACTCACCCCGCAGGCCGGGGCCTGGGACTGGTCGGCCGGGCGCTACCTCACCCTGCGTTTGCAAAGTGCCATGGACTGGGCGCTGACCGTGGATGTGCAGGTGCAGGGCAGCGACGGGCGCACCCTCAGCAGCCGCATCGACCTGCCGGCGGGCCCGGCGCAGACGGTGATGATTCCGCTCACCGCCAGTTCGCCGCTGAGCCAGGGCATGCGTGCCGGCCCGCCGATGCCCTGGGCCCACGAAGGCCAGCGCCTGTTGCTGGCCAGCAGCAGCGGCGAGCTTGACCTCAAGCAGGTGATCTCGGTCAGCCTGAGCATCCCCAACCCCAAGGTCGCCCAGAGCCTGCTGATCGAAAAGGTCGGGCTGCAGGACGACGACCTGGCTTACCAGGCTGCCTACAGCCAGCTGGTCGACAGCTATGGCCAGTCCACCCGTGGCAACTGGCCGGAGAAGGTCGCAAGCGACGATCAACTCAAAGCCGCCGACAACCGCGAGCAAGCGCAGCTCAAGGCCTGGCTGCTCGAGCGCGACAAGCTCGGCCTGGACCCGTACGGCGGCCTGCAGGCCGGCCCGGCGTTCGAAGCCAAGGGTTTCTTCCGTACCGAAAAACGTGACGGGCGCTGGCACCTGGTAACCCCCGACGGCCACCCGTTCTACTCGCTGGGGGTCAATGCGGTTGCTGCCGACGGTGGGCGCACCTACGTACAAGGCCGCGAAGGCATGTTCAAGGGCCTGCCCGCCGAGGGCGATGCCCTGGCGGCTTTCTATGGCCAGGGCAACAACGACGACGGCAATGCCTCGTCGCAAGGGCGTGGGTTCAAGCAGGGGCGCTGGTTCGACTTCTATGCCGCCAACCTGCAACGTACCTACGGCAAGCCCTGCTCGGGCGCTACCGAGGCCTGCCCGCCACTGGCGCTCGATGCGCCGCGCTGGCAAACGCACACCCTCGACCGCCTGCAGGCCTGGGGCTTCAATACCCTCGGCAACTGGAGCGACCCGGGCCTGGAGCAGGCCCGGCGCATGCCCTACACCTTGCCGCTGGCGATCGTCGGCGATTACGCCAGCATCAGTACCGGCATGGACTGGTGGGGGCGCATGCCTGACCCGTTCGACCCGCGCTTTGCCATGGCCACCGAACGCGCGGTGGCCATCGCTGCCCGCGATCACCGCGACGATCCCTGGCTGATTGGCTACTTCGCCGACAACGAACTGGCCTGGGCAGCCCCGGGGGATGACCCCAAGGCCCGCTATGGCCTGGCCTACGGCACCTTGCGCCTGACCACCGACGTGCCGGCCAAGCGCGCGTTCCTCAAGCAACTGCGTGACAAGTACCGTAACCAGGAAGGGTTGTCGAAGGCCTGGGGCATCGAGCTGAGCGCGTGGGAATTGATGGAAGACCCAGGTTTCGAGGCACCGATGCCCAACCCCGAACACCCGGAAATCGAGCGCGACTACCAGTATTTCCAGCTGGTGTTCGCCCAGACCTACTTCAAGACCATTTCCGATGCGCTCAAATGGCACGCGCCGAACCACCTGCTGCTGGGTGGGCGCTATGCGGTGAGCACGCCCGAGGCGGTCAAGGCCTGTGCCGAGTTCTGCGATGTGTTGAGTTTCAACTTCTATACCCTCAAGCCCGAGGATGGTTACGACTTCGCCCGCCTGGCCGAGCTGGATAAACCGGTGCTGGTCTCGGAGTTCCAGTTCGGCTCCCGTGACCGCGGCCCGTTCTGGCCCGGCCCGGTGGAGGTGGCGCGTGAAGAGGATCGCGGCCCGGCTTACGCCAACTTCCTCAAGGCTGCCCTGGCCCAGCCGATGATCGTTGGCGCGCACTGGTTCCAGTACCTCGACCAGCCTGCCAGCGGTCGGCTGCTGGACGGCGAGAACGGGCACCTGGGTTTGGTGGGCATCACCGATGTGGCCTACCCGGGCTTTGTCGAGGCGGTGCGCCGGAGCAACCTGCAACTGACCACGCAATTGCGCGCTCAGTTGCAAAAGCCCGCGCCCTAA
- a CDS encoding serine hydrolase domain-containing protein, translated as MQIQGHYELKFEAVRDAFAALFEDPQERGAALCIQVGGQTVVDLWAGSADKDGHEVWHSDTIANLFSCTKTFTAVTALQLVGEGKLALDAPVARYWPEFAQAGKDNVTLRQLLSHRAGLPAIRQLLPAEALYDWQVMVDALAAEAPWWAPGTEHGYAAITYGWLIGELIRRADGRGPGDSIVARTARPLGLDFHVGLADEEFHRVAHIARGKGNPGDAAAQRLLQVTMREPEALSTRAFTNPPAILTSTNKPEWRRMQQPAANGHGNARSLAGFYAGLLDGSLLESELLDELTREHSLGQDRTLLTQTRFGLGCMLDQPEVANATFGLGARAFGHPGAGGSVGFADPEHDVAFGFVTNTLGPYVLMDPRAQKLVRVLGGCL; from the coding sequence GTGCAGATCCAGGGTCACTATGAGCTGAAGTTCGAGGCGGTGCGCGATGCCTTCGCCGCGTTGTTCGAGGATCCCCAGGAGCGTGGCGCGGCGCTGTGCATCCAGGTCGGCGGGCAGACCGTGGTCGACCTGTGGGCCGGCAGCGCCGACAAGGACGGCCACGAGGTTTGGCACAGCGACACCATCGCCAACCTGTTCTCCTGCACCAAGACCTTCACTGCCGTCACCGCCCTGCAACTGGTGGGTGAGGGCAAGCTGGCCCTCGACGCCCCCGTGGCCCGCTACTGGCCGGAGTTCGCCCAGGCCGGCAAGGACAATGTCACCCTGCGCCAACTGCTCAGCCACCGCGCCGGGCTGCCGGCCATTCGCCAGCTGCTGCCGGCTGAGGCGCTCTACGACTGGCAAGTGATGGTCGATGCCCTGGCCGCCGAGGCTCCCTGGTGGGCGCCGGGTACTGAACATGGCTACGCCGCCATTACTTACGGTTGGCTGATCGGCGAGCTGATTCGCCGCGCCGATGGCCGTGGCCCGGGTGATTCCATCGTGGCGCGTACCGCACGGCCGCTGGGCCTGGACTTCCACGTGGGCCTGGCCGATGAAGAATTCCACCGCGTGGCGCACATCGCCCGTGGCAAGGGTAACCCCGGCGATGCTGCTGCCCAGCGCCTGCTGCAGGTGACCATGCGCGAGCCCGAGGCACTGTCGACCCGCGCCTTCACCAACCCGCCGGCGATCCTCACCAGCACAAACAAACCCGAATGGCGGCGCATGCAGCAGCCGGCGGCCAACGGCCACGGCAATGCCCGCAGCCTGGCCGGCTTCTATGCCGGTCTGCTGGATGGCAGCCTGCTGGAGTCCGAACTGCTCGACGAACTGACCCGCGAGCACAGCCTGGGCCAGGACCGTACCTTGCTCACCCAGACCCGCTTCGGCCTTGGCTGCATGCTCGACCAGCCGGAGGTGGCCAACGCCACCTTCGGCCTTGGCGCCCGCGCCTTTGGCCACCCGGGTGCCGGTGGCTCGGTGGGCTTTGCCGACCCCGAACACGACGTGGCCTTTGGCTTTGTCACCAACACCCTCGGCCCCTATGTGCTGATGGACCCGCGCGCGCAGAAGCTGGTGCGGGTACTGGGCGGTTGCCTTTGA
- a CDS encoding OmpA family protein gives MSSHKTLALALCLAMTGCASHSQETSKDGGLSWWPFGSDKVADKEVKAAVTENVAKADAKSESSSRWWWPFGGDDSKVQATAAVPKIDQKATQAWLDQYEPKVREAIKGSKFELERREDVLAVTIPVDGAYNPDRPNMLLPVTLGPITQVAKAIEADSKTAILILGHADNTGATAANQKLSLERAASVSAIFRLSGLQRDRLMLKGMGSLMPRAANDSAAGRALNRRVELLLTPQNTMVALLAKYQQPVPPAAPAALVATQDVKAPAAAAKPAVKPAGKPAAKKPVAKAKAPAKATAAAKKKAAPAKPAAKKAATDKKVAANSPAKTN, from the coding sequence ATGTCTTCACATAAAACCTTAGCACTCGCCCTGTGCCTGGCCATGACCGGCTGCGCCAGCCACTCGCAGGAGACGTCGAAGGACGGCGGCCTGAGCTGGTGGCCGTTTGGCTCCGATAAAGTCGCTGACAAGGAAGTGAAGGCCGCCGTTACCGAAAACGTCGCCAAGGCTGACGCCAAGTCTGAGAGCAGCAGCCGCTGGTGGTGGCCGTTCGGCGGTGACGACAGCAAAGTGCAAGCCACGGCCGCCGTGCCGAAGATCGACCAGAAGGCCACCCAGGCCTGGCTTGACCAGTACGAACCCAAGGTGCGCGAGGCTATCAAGGGCAGCAAGTTCGAGCTGGAGCGCCGCGAAGATGTGCTGGCAGTGACCATCCCGGTGGATGGCGCCTACAACCCGGACCGCCCGAACATGCTGCTGCCGGTTACCCTCGGCCCGATCACCCAGGTAGCCAAGGCCATCGAAGCCGACAGCAAGACCGCCATCCTGATCCTAGGTCACGCTGACAACACCGGCGCCACCGCTGCCAACCAGAAGCTCAGCCTGGAGCGCGCCGCCTCGGTATCGGCGATCTTCCGCTTGAGCGGCCTGCAGCGTGACCGCCTGATGCTCAAGGGTATGGGCTCGCTGATGCCGCGTGCGGCCAACGACAGCGCTGCCGGCCGCGCCTTGAACCGCCGCGTGGAACTGCTGCTGACTCCGCAGAACACCATGGTTGCGCTGCTGGCCAAGTACCAGCAGCCGGTACCGCCTGCTGCACCTGCCGCGCTGGTAGCTACCCAGGACGTCAAGGCCCCGGCCGCCGCTGCCAAGCCGGCCGTCAAGCCAGCCGGCAAACCTGCGGCGAAAAAGCCGGTCGCCAAAGCTAAAGCCCCGGCCAAGGCCACCGCTGCCGCCAAGAAGAAAGCTGCCCCGGCAAAACCTGCCGCGAAGAAGGCCGCCACCGACAAGAAAGTCGCCGCCAACAGCCCTGCGAAGACCAACTGA
- the pdxH gene encoding pyridoxamine 5'-phosphate oxidase yields the protein MTQSLADMRRDYTRDGLAEAQAPGEPFALFHQWFADAVKTEQLPVEANAMTLATVDADGRPHCRVLLLKALDARGFTFFTNYESAKGQHIAANPFAAMTFFWPALERQVRIEGRVEKVTAKESDDYYQVRPLGSRLGAWASPQSRVIADRAELEGLVKATEARFSDTQPHCPQHWGGYRLLPERVEFWQGRASRLHDRLNYRLVDGQWLRERLAP from the coding sequence ATGACCCAATCCCTGGCCGATATGCGCCGCGACTATACCCGTGATGGCCTGGCCGAAGCCCAGGCCCCGGGGGAGCCGTTCGCGCTGTTCCACCAATGGTTCGCCGACGCGGTGAAAACCGAGCAGCTGCCGGTGGAAGCCAACGCCATGACCCTGGCCACGGTCGACGCCGACGGCCGCCCGCATTGCCGGGTGCTGCTGCTCAAGGCACTCGACGCCCGTGGTTTCACCTTTTTCACCAACTACGAGAGCGCCAAGGGCCAGCACATCGCCGCGAACCCTTTCGCTGCGATGACCTTCTTCTGGCCGGCGCTGGAGCGCCAGGTGCGCATCGAGGGGCGGGTGGAAAAGGTCACGGCCAAGGAGTCCGACGACTACTACCAGGTGCGCCCGCTGGGCAGCCGCCTGGGGGCCTGGGCCTCGCCGCAGAGCCGGGTGATTGCCGACCGCGCCGAGCTGGAAGGGCTGGTGAAAGCCACCGAAGCGCGCTTCAGCGACACCCAACCCCATTGCCCGCAACACTGGGGCGGTTACCGTTTGCTGCCGGAACGTGTGGAGTTCTGGCAGGGCCGGGCGAGCCGCCTGCATGACCGGCTGAATTACCGGCTGGTGGATGGGCAGTGGTTGCGTGAGCGCCTGGCGCCGTGA
- a CDS encoding glycine zipper 2TM domain-containing protein, with product MRKSVLLVASFTTMSLLLGGCQSSLTGDSYSRDEARRVQTVRMGTIESLRPVKIEGTKTPIGGGAGAIVGGVAGSAVGGGRGSIVAAVIGAVAGGLAGSAAEEGLTRTQGVEITVREDDGSMRAYVQQVQQNEIFRVGERVRIMTVDGTSRVSH from the coding sequence ATGCGTAAATCCGTTTTGCTGGTGGCGAGCTTCACCACCATGTCGCTGCTGCTGGGCGGCTGCCAGTCGTCGCTGACCGGCGACAGTTACTCCCGTGATGAGGCCCGTCGCGTGCAGACCGTGCGTATGGGTACCATCGAATCCCTACGCCCGGTCAAGATCGAAGGCACCAAGACCCCGATCGGCGGCGGCGCTGGCGCCATCGTCGGTGGTGTGGCCGGTTCCGCCGTCGGCGGTGGCCGTGGCAGCATCGTCGCTGCGGTGATCGGTGCCGTGGCCGGTGGCCTGGCAGGTTCTGCGGCCGAAGAAGGCCTGACCCGCACCCAGGGCGTGGAAATTACCGTGCGTGAAGACGACGGCAGCATGCGTGCTTATGTGCAGCAAGTGCAGCAGAACGAGATCTTCCGCGTGGGTGAGCGCGTGCGCATCATGACCGTGGATGGCACCAGTCGCGTTTCGCACTGA